The genome window GATTTTATCTATCTTAAAGGAGTTTATTAGTATTTGCGAAGAAAATAATCTAACCTACTATGCTCTTGGTGGAACCTTGCTAGGAGCGGTACGTCATAAAGGTTTCATACCTTGGGATGATGACATCGATATCGGCATGCCCAGAGAAGATTATGAAAAATTTAAAAAACTAGCCCCAGACCTGTTACCAAGTAATTATAAATTTTTGAGTGAAAATACTGCGGGTTATAAAAAAGCTTTCTCTGTAATTCGGGACGATTCAACGAAAATCATAATGAATTATAGTAAAGAGGAATTGGTAGAGAGTTTGTGGATAGACATTTTTCCACTTGATGGTATGCCTGCTGCCCCTTTTAAGAGAAAAATGCATGAGTATAGATACTTATATAGACGGATGATGGTTCAACTTTCTCAGTTTAATAGTTTAGTAAATCAGAAGAAAGAAAATCGGCCCTTAGTTGAAAAAGTGATTATTGCTTTTGCAAACATAGTTAAAATTGAAAAGATACTTTCTTTTGACTGGGCGCAAAAAAAATATATAAAGACCATTAAAAGATATTCATTTTATGAAGAATTTTCAGGAAATTATACTGGGGCATATAAATTGAGGGAGATTGTACCCTCTGATTATTTTGGAACACCAGTCTTATTAAAATTTGAAGGAATTGCCTTGAGTTGTCCTTGTAGGTATAAAGAATATTTGACAGCGATCTATGGGGAAAATTACATGCAATTGCCTCCAGAAGAACAGAGAGTCCAACACCACTATAAAATAATATCGCTTGGTGAGAAAGAAGGATAAGAATAGGTTAAATATGAAAAAAATAGCAATAGTTAGATACAATCTAAGTAAAATTGGGGGAGCTGAAAAAGTAGCTATCAGTATGGCTAATGAGTTGTCAAGCCATTATGATGTAAGACTTTTGTCTATTCTATTGGATGAGGATGGATTCATAAATTATGATATTCATCCAGATGTTCAATTGGTGAATTTTTACAAGGGTGACATTCGTATTAGAACTGCTATTTTAAAATTAACTACTAAGCTCAGAGAGTATATAAAAAAAGAAAGAATAGAAGTGATTTTTTCAATAGCTCCTTTAACAAATATCATGATACGGTTAGCTACTCTGGGTCTAGATGTGAAAATTGTTTTTTGTGATCATCACAGCTTAGAGTTTCAAGATGGAAGAAGCAGAAAAATACAGAGATATATTGGAGCGAAGTATTTTGATAAGGTTGTTACTTTAACGCAGGAAGACCGGATAAAATACTCAAAAAAATATAAGATTCCTATAGAGAAAGTAGCTACAATTTATAATTGGATAGAAGAAACCAAGCACCATAAAACAGGCTTGAATAATGATTCTAAAAAGATCCTCACAGTGGGTCGATTTCACAGTCAAAAGGGGTATGATTATCTTGCCAAAGTAGCTATAAAAGTATTATCCCGACATACAGATTGGCAGTGGGATATATATGGTTCAGGGGATAAGCTCATTGAACAGGAGCTGAAAAGAAAACTTGAAGAAGGTAGTGTTTTTTCACAAGTTAATTTTAAAGGAAATGTAAAAGGAACTGAAAATATCTATCCCAATCATAGTATCTACGTCATGACTTCTCGCTATGAGGGTTTACCTTTAGTCCTATTAGAAGCACAACAATACAATCTTCCTATTGTTAGCTTTAGATGTCCGACGGGACCTAGTGAGATTGTTGAAGATGGAATCAACGGATATCTGATTGATTGCTATGACGTGGATCAGATGAGTGAGAAATTGCTTGAATTGATGGAAAATGATGATTTGCGACAATCTTTTTCAGAACATGCCAAAGACAATATGGATAAATTTGATAAAAATAAAATTCTTAATCAGTGGATAGAATTAATTGAGACAATTTAGGAGATAAGATGCAAGAGTGTTTATTGACAATTGTAATGCCTAGTTATAATATTCAGGACTATATTTCCAAAGGAATCGAATCATTCCAGCAAGTACACCTAGATTACAAACAAAAATTTGAGGTCTTAATTGTGAATGATGGAAGTACGGACGACACAGCCAAAGTAGCAGAAGAGGCTCTAAGAAAAGATTCGTTGCTGAATGGTCGTATTATCACAAAGGAAAATGGAGGTCATGGCTCAACAATTAATCGTGGTATCCAGGAGGCAAAGGGGAAGTTCTTTAAAGTTATTGATGGGGATGACTGGGTTATCCCATCAGAGTTTGAAAAATTTTTAGATGCCCTTACAGTTACTGATGCGGATATGGTTCTTACGGACTTCACAGAACAACATGTTTATAACAATACTACTGTTCGAAATGATTTTGCTGAGAAGTATGAGGTTGGTAAGGAATATTCTGGAATTCCAGAGAAACGAATCCCAATGCACTCGGTAACCTACAGAACATCTATCCTAGTTGAGAATAAAATTCGTTTAAGTGAAAAGACATTTTATGTTGACATTCAGTACACTCTTTTTCCTTTAGAGTATGTTCATAGTTTCGGTTATTGGAATTATGATGTTTACCAATACTATATCGGACGACCCGAGCAGAGTATGAATATTGAAAGTATGAAACGAAATGTTCGCCATCATTTGACTGTGACAAATTCTGTGCTAGATTTTTTTTCAAAAATTTCAGAGGATCCTATTTTAAAAAACGTAGTTGCAGATACTTTGAACTATCTTATTAGTTTACAAATCGATTTGTCATGGATGGTTGAGGACTCAAAGATACTATCAAAAGAATTATATAGACAAATTGAGCAGAGTTCTTATGAGTATACGCCTACAAAAAAATTTGATAGATTGTCTTATTTGAACTATAAATCTCATTATTTTCTAGGTTTTGTATTCAATCCAATATTGAAAAAATATTCTAAAAAGAAAGAAAAAGAGAGAGGAGTTTAGGATGTTTATTAGTGTTGTTGTTCCAGTTTATAATGTTTCTGATTATTTACATTTTGCCATGGACAGTCTGAAAAAACAAACGTATCAAAATTTCGAAATAATCCTTGTAAATGATGGTTCAACAGATAACTCCCCTCAGTTATGTGAAGAGTATGCTAAGCAGTATGAAAACGTA of Streptococcus oralis contains these proteins:
- a CDS encoding glycosyltransferase family 2 protein, yielding MQECLLTIVMPSYNIQDYISKGIESFQQVHLDYKQKFEVLIVNDGSTDDTAKVAEEALRKDSLLNGRIITKENGGHGSTINRGIQEAKGKFFKVIDGDDWVIPSEFEKFLDALTVTDADMVLTDFTEQHVYNNTTVRNDFAEKYEVGKEYSGIPEKRIPMHSVTYRTSILVENKIRLSEKTFYVDIQYTLFPLEYVHSFGYWNYDVYQYYIGRPEQSMNIESMKRNVRHHLTVTNSVLDFFSKISEDPILKNVVADTLNYLISLQIDLSWMVEDSKILSKELYRQIEQSSYEYTPTKKFDRLSYLNYKSHYFLGFVFNPILKKYSKKKEKERGV
- a CDS encoding glycosyltransferase family 4 protein, whose protein sequence is MKKIAIVRYNLSKIGGAEKVAISMANELSSHYDVRLLSILLDEDGFINYDIHPDVQLVNFYKGDIRIRTAILKLTTKLREYIKKERIEVIFSIAPLTNIMIRLATLGLDVKIVFCDHHSLEFQDGRSRKIQRYIGAKYFDKVVTLTQEDRIKYSKKYKIPIEKVATIYNWIEETKHHKTGLNNDSKKILTVGRFHSQKGYDYLAKVAIKVLSRHTDWQWDIYGSGDKLIEQELKRKLEEGSVFSQVNFKGNVKGTENIYPNHSIYVMTSRYEGLPLVLLEAQQYNLPIVSFRCPTGPSEIVEDGINGYLIDCYDVDQMSEKLLELMENDDLRQSFSEHAKDNMDKFDKNKILNQWIELIETI
- a CDS encoding LicD family protein: MSDIKIIQDKILSILKEFISICEENNLTYYALGGTLLGAVRHKGFIPWDDDIDIGMPREDYEKFKKLAPDLLPSNYKFLSENTAGYKKAFSVIRDDSTKIIMNYSKEELVESLWIDIFPLDGMPAAPFKRKMHEYRYLYRRMMVQLSQFNSLVNQKKENRPLVEKVIIAFANIVKIEKILSFDWAQKKYIKTIKRYSFYEEFSGNYTGAYKLREIVPSDYFGTPVLLKFEGIALSCPCRYKEYLTAIYGENYMQLPPEEQRVQHHYKIISLGEKEG